In Amycolatopsis coloradensis, one genomic interval encodes:
- a CDS encoding DUF6286 domain-containing protein — translation MKRRPRRSVPAVLVALVVLAGCVLAATVAVQTIIGEKPWISYDTVASALYGTRWSDPLPAIAGGVVALLGLLLLVAAIVPGRPTVLPLESGTDSGASRRSYRSTLRTAASTVDGVSAAKLKVKRNKIVSVVTTGRTNTAGLADAVRAAIEHRLSQIGPAAVPAVRVRVKATRSAS, via the coding sequence ATGAAACGGCGCCCCCGCCGCAGTGTCCCGGCCGTGCTGGTCGCCCTCGTGGTGCTCGCCGGATGCGTTTTGGCCGCCACCGTCGCGGTCCAGACGATCATCGGCGAGAAACCGTGGATCAGCTACGACACCGTCGCGTCCGCCCTCTACGGCACCCGGTGGAGTGATCCGCTGCCCGCGATCGCGGGCGGCGTGGTCGCGCTGCTCGGCTTGCTGCTTCTCGTGGCCGCGATCGTCCCGGGACGGCCCACCGTGCTGCCTCTCGAAAGCGGCACGGACTCCGGGGCCTCCCGGCGCAGTTACCGGTCGACGCTGCGCACCGCGGCGTCCACTGTGGATGGTGTCTCGGCGGCGAAACTGAAGGTCAAGCGGAACAAGATCGTCTCGGTGGTCACCACCGGGCGGACGAACACCGCCGGACTCGCCGACGCCGTCCGCGCTGCCATCGAGCACCGCCTCTCCCAGATCGGCCCCGCCGCCGTCCCGGCCGTGCGGGTCCGCGTCAAGGCCACGAGGAGCGCGTCATGA
- a CDS encoding ATP-binding protein has protein sequence MNGDQAELEAELERLCRRVADAAEVTVDLRNRPDLRHVRSVVVDRIGFGRGADEPLGALLLVVDELVSNAYRHADEPGELRVVRQLRGFLVEVSDDGPDLEGLRSFPASAHYGLRLIGRLAVDWGFRTERTGKSVWALVPHDR, from the coding sequence GTGAACGGTGATCAGGCGGAGCTGGAAGCGGAACTCGAGCGACTGTGCCGCCGGGTGGCCGACGCCGCGGAAGTCACGGTCGACCTGCGGAATCGTCCCGATCTGCGCCATGTCCGATCCGTGGTCGTCGACCGCATCGGCTTCGGGCGCGGCGCGGACGAGCCGCTCGGTGCGCTGCTGCTCGTGGTCGACGAGCTGGTGAGCAACGCGTACCGGCACGCGGACGAGCCGGGTGAACTACGCGTCGTCCGGCAACTTCGCGGCTTCCTGGTCGAGGTTTCCGACGACGGCCCGGATCTGGAAGGCTTGCGGTCCTTCCCCGCTTCGGCGCATTACGGGCTCCGTCTGATCGGTCGGCTCGCCGTCGACTGGGGTTTCCGAACGGAGCGGACCGGGAAGTCGGTGTGGGCACTGGTCCCCCACGATCGATGA
- a CDS encoding helix-turn-helix domain-containing protein — MEDDVAARSASLLDGLRSFGANYTEFTRRFADWLGLHATDTAALVEILYAEDTGSPLSPARLGERIALTSGATTNLLNRLETLGYVVRTRENSDRRRVTLRSGPDIQGPAREFFGPFSAGLAALVAEYPVEEIERFEAFLRQLKSTMDTVLEEQG, encoded by the coding sequence ATGGAGGACGACGTCGCGGCGCGGAGCGCGTCGCTGCTGGACGGCCTCCGGAGCTTCGGGGCGAACTACACCGAGTTCACCCGGCGTTTCGCGGATTGGCTCGGCCTGCACGCCACCGACACCGCCGCGCTGGTGGAGATCCTCTACGCCGAAGACACCGGATCGCCGTTGTCCCCGGCCCGGCTCGGCGAACGCATCGCGCTGACCTCCGGCGCGACCACGAATCTGCTGAACCGGCTGGAAACCCTCGGCTACGTGGTGCGGACCAGGGAGAACAGCGACCGGCGGAGGGTGACCCTGCGCAGCGGCCCGGACATCCAGGGGCCCGCGCGTGAGTTCTTCGGCCCGTTCAGCGCCGGGCTCGCGGCGCTGGTGGCGGAGTACCCGGTGGAGGAGATCGAACGGTTCGAGGCCTTCCTGCGGCAGCTGAAGTCCACAATGGACACCGTGCTCGAAGAACAGGGGTAG
- a CDS encoding Asp23/Gls24 family envelope stress response protein, protein MTTMTAAAPGTDGRGALTVADGAVERIAARAITELDGVGGAASRVLGIAVGGEDPGQGAKVSAHVTGSTATLEVRLSVKYPLSVRATTESAREHLIRRVGELSGLAVTRVDITVTALHSTETETRRVR, encoded by the coding sequence ATGACGACCATGACCGCCGCCGCGCCCGGAACGGACGGGCGCGGCGCCCTGACCGTGGCCGACGGCGCCGTCGAGCGGATCGCCGCACGGGCGATCACCGAACTCGACGGCGTCGGCGGCGCCGCCTCCCGGGTGCTCGGGATCGCGGTCGGCGGAGAAGACCCCGGCCAGGGCGCCAAGGTGAGCGCGCACGTCACCGGCTCGACGGCCACGTTGGAGGTCCGGCTCTCGGTGAAGTACCCGCTTTCCGTGCGCGCCACCACCGAAAGCGCGCGAGAGCATCTGATCCGCCGCGTCGGCGAGCTCTCGGGCCTGGCCGTCACGCGGGTCGACATCACCGTCACGGCCCTGCATTCCACGGAGACCGAAACGAGGAGGGTCCGATGA
- a CDS encoding Asp23/Gls24 family envelope stress response protein, translating into MTNTATTAKPNSNSAAPAENSALVSPQGVTTIADTVVQKVAGLATREITGVHALGGGAVRAFNALRERIPGATASAGQGVSVEVGERQAAVDLQIVVEYGVAIADLAKSVRRNVIGAVEQMTGLEVVEVNINVSDVHIPGDDDTDESTESTRVQ; encoded by the coding sequence ATGACGAACACCGCCACCACCGCCAAGCCGAACTCGAACTCCGCCGCCCCGGCCGAGAACAGCGCGCTCGTCTCCCCGCAGGGCGTGACCACGATCGCCGACACCGTCGTGCAGAAGGTCGCCGGCCTCGCGACCCGCGAGATCACCGGTGTCCACGCGCTGGGCGGCGGCGCCGTGCGGGCGTTCAACGCGCTGCGCGAGCGCATCCCCGGTGCCACCGCGTCCGCGGGCCAGGGCGTCTCCGTCGAGGTCGGCGAGCGTCAGGCCGCGGTCGACCTGCAGATCGTCGTCGAATACGGCGTCGCGATCGCGGATCTCGCCAAATCGGTGCGCCGCAACGTGATCGGCGCCGTCGAGCAGATGACCGGGCTCGAGGTCGTCGAGGTCAACATCAACGTGTCCGACGTGCACATCCCTGGTGACGACGACACCGACGAAAGCACCGAATCCACCCGCGTCCAGTGA
- the sigK gene encoding ECF RNA polymerase sigma factor SigK: MVEGVRTSPRGSGGTGAVPAEASLMERVAAGDEQAFADLYDVVAGPVWGVVNRVVRNGTFAEEVTQEVLVEVWRTAARFKPGKGSTLAWVLTIAHRRAVDRVRSHQAALDRDDRAGRLDFRRPFDEVAESTISNLEQQRVRQCLSALTDLQRESVVLAYYNGYTYPEVAEVLKTAPGTVKTRIRDGLIRLRDCLGVGQ; the protein is encoded by the coding sequence ATGGTCGAGGGTGTGCGGACGAGTCCGCGCGGAAGCGGCGGCACCGGAGCGGTGCCTGCCGAGGCGAGTTTGATGGAACGGGTCGCGGCAGGTGACGAACAGGCGTTCGCCGACCTGTACGACGTCGTGGCCGGACCGGTGTGGGGAGTGGTGAACAGGGTCGTCCGCAACGGCACGTTCGCCGAGGAGGTCACCCAAGAGGTCCTGGTGGAGGTGTGGCGGACGGCCGCCCGGTTCAAACCGGGCAAGGGGAGCACGCTGGCCTGGGTGCTCACGATCGCGCACCGGCGGGCGGTGGACCGGGTGCGTTCGCATCAGGCCGCGCTCGACCGGGACGATCGCGCGGGACGGCTCGACTTCCGCCGCCCGTTCGACGAGGTCGCCGAGTCGACGATCAGCAACCTGGAGCAGCAACGGGTGCGCCAGTGCCTGTCCGCGTTGACCGATCTGCAACGGGAATCGGTGGTGCTGGCCTACTACAACGGCTACACGTACCCGGAAGTCGCGGAAGTGCTCAAGACCGCGCCCGGCACGGTGAAGACCCGCATCCGCGACGGACTGATCCGGTTGCGTGACTGCTTGGGGGTCGGGCAATGA
- the amaP gene encoding alkaline shock response membrane anchor protein AmaP, translating into MTDLNRPARLNRTLLVLIGLVLLAVGGFALGTHFGRIPLLDPDATLVPGTAMPPGWVWYAVAGVAVVVGLLALRWLIAQPVRKPKSHTWRFDQEAGQTALAASTAVEPFTAEVATYPGVHAAHATLGGSQDAPVLAVVLSAEQDGDVAAIRERITEEGLPRLRQALDLTELPMTIEFRFTAKAGSRIQ; encoded by the coding sequence ATGACCGACCTCAACCGTCCCGCCCGGCTGAACCGCACCCTGCTGGTGCTGATCGGGCTCGTGCTGCTCGCCGTCGGCGGGTTCGCCCTCGGGACCCATTTCGGCAGGATCCCGCTGCTCGATCCGGACGCCACCCTCGTCCCCGGCACCGCCATGCCGCCCGGATGGGTCTGGTACGCCGTCGCCGGCGTCGCGGTGGTCGTCGGCCTGCTGGCGCTGCGCTGGCTCATCGCGCAGCCCGTCCGCAAACCGAAGTCCCACACCTGGCGCTTCGACCAGGAGGCCGGTCAGACCGCGCTGGCCGCGAGCACCGCGGTGGAACCGTTCACCGCGGAGGTCGCGACCTATCCCGGCGTCCACGCCGCGCACGCGACGCTCGGCGGTTCCCAGGACGCGCCGGTGCTTGCCGTGGTGCTGAGCGCCGAACAGGACGGCGATGTGGCCGCCATCCGCGAGCGGATCACCGAGGAGGGCCTGCCGCGCTTGCGTCAGGCACTGGATCTCACCGAGCTTCCGATGACCATCGAGTTCCGCTTCACCGCGAAAGCCGGTTCCCGCATTCAGTGA
- a CDS encoding anti-sigma factor produces MTAELHTLTGAYAVDAVPEEEAAAFKRHLRGCPACRQEVRELREAAARLGAALATPPPPRLREATLAEVARTRQWPPLVAVARRGGPAKTRIALWGAAAAAVGALVFSLVTTSTDPGADPAQQQLASVNAVLTAPDASTVKEGAERGTTTVVTSRSEGKIVVLAGDLPPLAPGKAYQVWLIGASGVHSAGLLAPDGPHRTRPVLVDLPGGIDRVGITAEPAGGSPAPTVPAVVMVDLV; encoded by the coding sequence ATGACGGCCGAGCTGCACACGCTGACCGGGGCCTACGCCGTGGACGCCGTCCCGGAGGAAGAGGCCGCGGCCTTCAAACGGCACTTGCGGGGCTGCCCCGCCTGCCGCCAGGAGGTCCGGGAACTCCGCGAGGCCGCCGCGCGTCTGGGGGCAGCCCTCGCCACGCCACCACCGCCGAGGCTGCGGGAAGCGACGCTCGCGGAGGTCGCCCGCACCCGTCAGTGGCCTCCGCTGGTCGCTGTCGCGCGCCGAGGTGGGCCGGCGAAGACGAGGATCGCCCTCTGGGGTGCCGCGGCGGCCGCCGTCGGAGCGCTGGTGTTCAGCTTGGTCACCACGTCCACCGACCCGGGAGCCGACCCCGCACAGCAACAGCTGGCTTCCGTGAACGCCGTGCTCACCGCGCCCGACGCCTCGACGGTCAAGGAGGGCGCCGAACGGGGGACCACCACGGTCGTGACCTCGCGGAGCGAGGGCAAGATCGTCGTACTGGCCGGTGATCTCCCGCCCTTGGCGCCCGGAAAGGCGTATCAGGTCTGGCTCATCGGGGCGAGCGGCGTGCATTCCGCCGGGCTGCTGGCGCCGGACGGTCCACATCGGACCCGCCCGGTCCTCGTGGACCTGCCGGGCGGGATCGACCGCGTCGGCATCACCGCGGAACCCGCCGGAGGTTCGCCCGCCCCGACCGTTCCGGCGGTGGTCATGGTGGACCTGGTCTAG
- a CDS encoding SDR family NAD(P)-dependent oxidoreductase: MSTVTRAADTVLDRTLLGYSSIGHFLRRHWWPEDPAPDALAGKVAVVTGAKAGLGKATAIGLAKLGATVRIAIRGDGDAARAEIERAVPGSRIVVDQCDVSLMSSVRDYAKDLDGEVDILVHNAGVMPAERTETAEGNELMLATHVLGPHLLTASLRPKFGEGARVIWVSSGGMYGQPLRADDLQYRRDEYKPAAGYARTKRMQVVLAELWADRLDGSGVTVHSAHPGWADTPGVATSLPTFRKLTRRILRDPGQGADTFVWLAAAEEPGRYNGMFWHDRVQRPTHYLGKTRETAAQRQELWQACERLTGR; encoded by the coding sequence ATGTCCACCGTGACCCGAGCCGCCGACACCGTGCTCGACCGGACCCTGCTCGGGTACAGCAGCATCGGGCACTTCCTGCGGCGGCACTGGTGGCCCGAGGATCCCGCGCCGGACGCGCTCGCGGGCAAGGTCGCCGTGGTGACCGGCGCGAAAGCGGGGTTGGGGAAGGCGACGGCCATCGGGTTGGCGAAGCTGGGGGCGACCGTCCGGATCGCGATCCGCGGCGACGGCGACGCCGCCCGCGCCGAGATCGAGCGCGCCGTGCCCGGCTCGCGGATCGTCGTCGACCAGTGCGATGTCAGCCTGATGTCGTCCGTACGCGACTACGCCAAGGACCTCGACGGCGAGGTCGACATCCTGGTGCACAACGCCGGGGTCATGCCCGCGGAACGCACGGAGACGGCCGAGGGCAACGAACTCATGCTCGCCACGCACGTACTCGGCCCTCATCTGCTGACCGCGTCGCTCCGCCCGAAATTCGGCGAGGGCGCGCGGGTGATCTGGGTCAGCTCCGGTGGCATGTACGGTCAGCCGTTGCGCGCCGACGACCTGCAATACCGCCGGGACGAGTACAAGCCCGCCGCCGGATACGCGCGCACCAAGCGGATGCAGGTGGTGCTCGCCGAGCTCTGGGCGGACCGGCTGGACGGCTCCGGGGTCACCGTGCACAGCGCGCACCCCGGCTGGGCCGACACTCCCGGAGTCGCGACCTCCCTGCCGACGTTCCGGAAGCTGACGCGGCGGATCCTGCGCGACCCCGGGCAGGGCGCGGACACGTTCGTCTGGCTCGCCGCCGCCGAGGAACCGGGCCGGTACAACGGCATGTTCTGGCACGACCGCGTCCAGCGGCCGACGCACTATCTCGGCAAGACCCGGGAAACCGCCGCGCAGCGCCAGGAACTCTGGCAGGCCTGCGAGCGGTTGACCGGACGCTAG
- a CDS encoding alkaline phosphatase, whose protein sequence is MRGRGLAAATVLVVLCGGSAAVADTTAAGSGARSARNIIYIQGDGLGLGQRDLLRLALKGKNGRLAMDGLAVTGLVRTSSDDPDEIVTDSAAAATALATGHKTRNGAVGVDAHGRPLETILERAKRAGKSTGLVTTAQVTGASPAAFAAHVPSRDSQSDIAKQYIENSRPDVLLGGGEDWWYPKGNPGLWPDKPGEESRSPYGNLVERAQRTGYTYVRDGDELGNTRANRILGLFANEDMVDYGPDGVGKYAPRVPLQQMARKALDTLSKNPRGFFLFLEEEGTDGMSHENNAHGVIDAGRALDDTVAEVMRFVRTHPDTLVIIGGDHETGGLAIENYDASGTDPDQDGPFDVPGSKLRFTVDWTTHDHTGSDTPVTAEGPGSTRLGGTVENTDVHWVMRAASGL, encoded by the coding sequence GTGCGCGGACGTGGGCTGGCGGCGGCGACGGTTCTGGTGGTCCTGTGCGGTGGCTCGGCCGCCGTCGCGGACACGACAGCGGCGGGGTCCGGGGCGCGCTCGGCACGCAACATCATCTACATCCAGGGCGACGGCCTCGGCCTCGGCCAGCGTGACCTGCTCCGGCTGGCGCTCAAGGGAAAGAACGGCAGGCTGGCGATGGACGGGCTCGCGGTCACCGGCCTCGTGCGGACGTCCTCGGACGACCCCGACGAGATCGTCACCGACTCTGCCGCCGCGGCCACCGCCCTCGCGACCGGGCACAAGACGCGCAACGGCGCTGTCGGGGTGGACGCCCACGGGCGCCCGCTGGAGACAATCCTCGAACGGGCGAAGCGGGCGGGGAAGTCGACCGGCCTCGTGACGACCGCGCAGGTGACCGGCGCGTCGCCCGCGGCCTTCGCGGCACACGTGCCCAGCCGGGACTCGCAGAGCGACATCGCGAAGCAGTACATCGAGAACAGCCGCCCGGACGTTCTGCTCGGCGGAGGCGAGGACTGGTGGTATCCGAAGGGGAACCCCGGGCTCTGGCCGGACAAACCGGGGGAGGAGAGCCGCAGTCCGTACGGCAACCTTGTCGAACGCGCGCAGCGAACGGGCTACACCTATGTGCGTGACGGCGACGAACTGGGGAATACGCGGGCGAACCGGATCCTCGGCCTGTTCGCGAACGAGGACATGGTCGACTACGGACCGGACGGCGTCGGGAAGTACGCGCCGCGGGTGCCGCTCCAGCAGATGGCGCGCAAGGCGCTGGACACCCTCTCGAAGAACCCGCGCGGCTTCTTCCTGTTCCTGGAGGAGGAGGGAACCGACGGGATGTCGCACGAGAACAACGCGCACGGCGTGATCGACGCCGGCCGCGCGCTCGACGACACCGTCGCCGAGGTCATGCGGTTCGTCCGCACGCATCCCGACACGCTGGTGATCATCGGCGGCGACCACGAGACCGGCGGGCTGGCCATCGAGAACTACGACGCCTCCGGCACCGATCCCGACCAGGACGGGCCGTTCGACGTCCCGGGTTCGAAGCTCCGGTTCACTGTGGACTGGACGACCCACGACCACACCGGCTCCGACACCCCGG